One region of Micromonospora ureilytica genomic DNA includes:
- a CDS encoding glycosyltransferase family 39 protein, whose protein sequence is MSAAGSLLAAVPAAAVLLLTVATRPREVGAVTPLRLAVVRAVLLSGAYAVLVVEVLGASHALTRQAFTVAWLLFLAAAATAAGLRWRRAARLGPAPAAAAVPVPVEAAPVPVGAVVSGGSPDVSPQTVEHGEPDPAPARAGRGPAGLLAAAVDTWRTARPGERLLAGTVGGLVLVELLVALLAEPNNFDSQTYHLPKVEHWVAQGDLDFWPTAIHRQVTIPPGAEYLLLHLRLLTGGDHLHNLVQWAAGVVCLLVAARITAQLGGGRRAQLLTAFVLATTPMVVLQATSTQTDLICAAWVACAATLALDGLRRRTGWGTLLGLGAATGLTAVTKTSGLIAVGPLLVLWGLAQLRLARTDRSAPTGPAAAGGGRRSWPVGGLARTVGGSVLILVVAAVVVGPFLARVTAEFGHPLGPPRLRESIPMERHDPASIVVNALRIGHTAFDTPLAPLRRAGADVIISGAEAIGVDPQDRAITFGRELFPEPAWYPDEDRVAFPLAGALAVIGAVIALARPRRIAPERAGSLRAYAVVVLTAVLLHTAMIKWQPWGNRLLLYAVVLAVPLAGLWLDALLRNRAGGRRSVATVLAVTVLAASALAGVLALSYGFPRRLVGSGSVFTTSDWDTRFLRRPQWADEFRWAATAVQDSGARRIGLVQQNDNWEYPWWLLLRQPDGGSPDLVALQSVLPERPPADPSSVDAIVCTGTRAACAKLVPAGWRLEFRGYVGYALPPGR, encoded by the coding sequence ATGTCGGCTGCCGGCTCCCTGCTCGCGGCGGTTCCTGCCGCCGCGGTGCTCCTGCTCACCGTCGCGACGAGGCCACGCGAGGTTGGCGCGGTGACACCGCTGCGGCTCGCCGTGGTGCGCGCCGTCCTACTCAGTGGGGCGTACGCGGTGCTCGTCGTCGAGGTGCTCGGTGCGTCGCACGCGCTGACCCGACAGGCGTTCACCGTCGCCTGGCTGCTCTTCCTGGCCGCGGCCGCGACGGCGGCCGGTCTGCGGTGGCGACGGGCGGCCCGCCTCGGGCCGGCGCCCGCCGCCGCAGCGGTACCGGTGCCGGTCGAGGCCGCGCCGGTGCCGGTCGGCGCTGTGGTGTCCGGCGGCAGCCCCGACGTTTCCCCCCAAACCGTCGAGCACGGTGAGCCCGACCCCGCGCCGGCCCGGGCCGGCCGAGGGCCGGCCGGCCTGCTCGCCGCGGCGGTCGACACCTGGCGTACGGCCCGACCGGGCGAGCGGCTCCTCGCCGGCACTGTCGGCGGGCTGGTCCTGGTGGAGTTGCTGGTCGCGCTGCTGGCCGAGCCGAACAACTTCGACTCGCAGACCTATCACCTGCCGAAGGTGGAGCACTGGGTGGCCCAGGGCGACCTGGACTTCTGGCCCACCGCCATCCACCGGCAGGTGACCATCCCGCCCGGAGCCGAGTACCTGCTGCTGCACCTGCGTCTGCTCACCGGCGGCGACCACCTGCACAACCTGGTGCAGTGGGCGGCCGGAGTGGTCTGCCTCCTGGTGGCCGCACGCATCACCGCGCAGCTCGGCGGTGGCCGGCGGGCCCAGTTGCTCACCGCGTTCGTGCTGGCGACCACCCCGATGGTGGTGCTGCAGGCGACCAGCACGCAGACCGACCTGATCTGCGCGGCGTGGGTGGCCTGCGCGGCGACCCTGGCGCTGGACGGGCTGCGCCGACGGACCGGCTGGGGCACGCTGCTCGGGCTGGGAGCGGCGACCGGGCTGACCGCGGTGACCAAGACCAGCGGCCTGATCGCGGTCGGCCCGCTGCTGGTGCTCTGGGGGCTGGCCCAGCTGAGGCTGGCCCGGACGGATCGATCGGCACCTACTGGTCCGGCAGCGGCCGGCGGGGGGCGGCGGTCCTGGCCGGTCGGCGGGCTGGCCCGCACGGTCGGCGGTTCGGTGCTGATCCTGGTGGTCGCGGCAGTGGTGGTCGGCCCGTTCCTGGCCCGGGTGACCGCCGAGTTCGGGCACCCGCTGGGGCCGCCCCGGCTGCGCGAGTCCATCCCGATGGAGCGGCACGACCCGGCGTCGATAGTGGTCAACGCGCTGCGGATCGGGCACACCGCGTTCGACACACCGCTGGCGCCCCTGCGTCGGGCCGGGGCCGACGTGATCATCAGCGGCGCCGAGGCGATCGGAGTCGACCCGCAGGACCGCGCGATCACCTTCGGCCGCGAACTCTTCCCGGAGCCGGCCTGGTATCCGGACGAGGACCGGGTGGCGTTTCCGCTGGCCGGGGCGTTGGCGGTGATCGGGGCGGTGATCGCGCTCGCCCGACCACGGCGGATCGCCCCCGAGCGGGCCGGATCACTGCGGGCGTACGCCGTGGTGGTGCTGACCGCCGTGCTGCTGCACACCGCGATGATCAAGTGGCAGCCGTGGGGCAACCGGCTGCTGCTCTACGCCGTGGTGCTCGCCGTGCCCCTCGCCGGCCTCTGGCTGGACGCACTCCTGCGCAACCGCGCGGGTGGGCGTCGTTCGGTTGCCACAGTGCTGGCCGTCACCGTGCTGGCCGCCTCGGCGCTGGCCGGAGTGCTCGCGCTGTCGTACGGCTTCCCGCGCCGGCTGGTCGGCTCCGGCTCGGTCTTCACCACCTCGGACTGGGACACCCGGTTCCTGCGCCGCCCGCAGTGGGCCGACGAGTTCCGCTGGGCGGCGACCGCGGTCCAGGACAGCGGTGCGCGACGGATCGGGCTGGTGCAGCAGAACGACAACTGGGAGTACCCGTGGTGGCTGCTGCTGCGGCAGCCCGACGGCGGCTCACCCGACCTGGTGGCGTTGCAGTCGGTGCTGCCGGAACGACCGCCGGCCGACCCCTCCTCGGTCGACGCGATCGTCTGCACCGGCACCAGGGCGGCCTGCGCCAAACTCGTCCCGGCCGGCTGGCGGCTGGAGTTCCGCGGCTACGTCGGCTACGCCCTGCCGCCGGGCCGCTGA
- a CDS encoding glycosyltransferase family 2 protein, with protein sequence MKLSILMPVYNEEERIADALKQALAVDYPCEIELVVVDDGSRDGTGEVLDRADDARLRVITHQRNAGKGAAIKTAVDSAEGDYMVILDADLEYDPQDIPKLLDPVLDGRATVVYGNRTFGSHSAYSFWYVMGNKGVTMAANVLFNSYIGDLETCFKLMPVALYRSLDVRSRGFGMEAEVTGKLLRQRIRPYEVPISYRARGREEGKKITWKDGVEAIWILGRERARRRPAVSAAK encoded by the coding sequence GTGAAGCTCTCGATCCTCATGCCGGTTTATAACGAGGAAGAACGCATCGCGGATGCCCTGAAGCAGGCACTGGCGGTGGACTACCCCTGCGAGATCGAGTTGGTCGTCGTCGACGACGGCAGCCGGGACGGCACCGGCGAGGTCCTCGATCGCGCAGACGACGCCCGCCTGCGGGTCATCACCCACCAGCGCAACGCCGGCAAGGGTGCCGCCATCAAGACGGCTGTCGACAGCGCCGAGGGCGACTACATGGTCATCCTCGACGCCGACCTGGAGTACGACCCGCAGGACATCCCGAAGCTGCTCGACCCGGTGCTCGACGGGCGGGCCACGGTGGTCTACGGCAATCGCACGTTCGGCAGCCACAGCGCCTACAGCTTCTGGTACGTGATGGGCAACAAGGGCGTCACCATGGCGGCCAACGTGCTGTTCAACTCGTACATCGGTGACCTGGAGACCTGCTTCAAGCTGATGCCGGTGGCGCTCTACCGGTCGCTTGACGTGCGTTCGCGCGGCTTCGGCATGGAGGCCGAGGTGACCGGCAAGCTGCTGCGCCAGCGGATCCGCCCGTACGAGGTGCCGATCAGCTACCGGGCGCGCGGCCGGGAAGAGGGCAAGAAGATCACCTGGAAGGACGGCGTCGAGGCGATCTGGATCCTCGGGCGCGAGCGCGCTCGCCGCCGCCCCGCCGTCTCAGCCGCCAAGTGA
- a CDS encoding transketolase family protein, translated as MRTAFIDTTTALLDEDPRTALVLADISASQFAPVGRRHPDRVLNVGIREQLMIGVAGGLALTGLRPIAHSYATFLVDRAYEQIKLDLEHQGVGAVLVSIGASYDGSAEGRTHQSPGDVALFDSLGDGWTVRVPGHPDEVRTLLRDAATSDDPIYLRLSEQRNTDAYPDAARLRVLRRGGANAPLVVAVGPMLDPTVAATEGMDVTVAYTHTPRPFDTRGLRALAATDVVLVEPYLAGTSSAVVSRTLADVPHRLLALGVGQTDLRRYGDPADHARWHGLDADGLRRSISAFLGSLGG; from the coding sequence ATGCGTACCGCCTTCATCGACACCACCACAGCGCTCCTCGACGAGGATCCGCGTACCGCACTGGTGCTCGCCGACATCTCGGCGAGCCAGTTCGCCCCGGTAGGACGCCGACACCCGGACCGGGTGCTCAACGTGGGCATCCGGGAGCAACTGATGATCGGTGTGGCCGGCGGGCTCGCCCTGACCGGGCTGCGTCCGATCGCGCACTCGTACGCGACGTTCCTGGTGGACCGGGCGTACGAGCAGATCAAGTTGGATCTGGAGCACCAGGGCGTGGGCGCCGTCCTGGTCAGCATCGGCGCGTCGTACGACGGGTCGGCGGAGGGCCGCACCCACCAGTCGCCCGGTGACGTGGCGCTCTTCGACTCTCTCGGCGACGGATGGACGGTCCGGGTGCCCGGCCACCCGGACGAGGTGAGGACACTGCTCCGCGACGCCGCGACCAGCGACGATCCGATCTACCTGCGGCTCTCCGAGCAGCGCAACACCGACGCGTACCCGGATGCGGCCCGGCTACGGGTGCTGCGGCGGGGCGGGGCGAACGCGCCGCTCGTGGTGGCGGTCGGACCGATGCTCGACCCCACGGTGGCGGCTACCGAGGGGATGGACGTGACTGTGGCGTACACCCACACACCGCGGCCGTTCGACACGCGCGGGCTCCGGGCGCTCGCCGCCACCGACGTGGTGCTGGTCGAGCCGTACCTGGCGGGGACGTCGAGCGCGGTCGTCAGCCGGACGCTGGCGGACGTACCGCACCGGCTGCTCGCCCTCGGGGTGGGTCAGACCGACCTGCGACGGTACGGCGATCCGGCCGACCACGCCCGGTGGCATGGTCTGGACGCCGACGGCCTGCGGCGGTCGATCAGCGCGTTCCTGGGGTCACTTGGCGGCTGA
- a CDS encoding transketolase produces the protein MTTTLTTDSSARLPGLIRRLTGDEKHAPSAHSTIDVLQVLYDRVLRVTPDSVDDPERDRFLLSKGHGPAAYYAVLAAHGFIPDAWLDDLAGPESRLGHHPDRRLVPGVEISSGSLGHGLGLAVGTALGLRAQGLHKPRVYVLLGDAELDEGSNHEAIAYAGATGLDSLTAVVVDNSSASYGWAGGIASRFTVNGWTADTVNGRDHDALYAALTGHRPRHPHLVVARTESKG, from the coding sequence ATGACCACCACACTGACCACCGACAGCAGCGCCCGACTGCCCGGGCTGATCCGGCGACTGACCGGCGACGAGAAACACGCGCCGAGCGCGCACTCCACCATCGACGTGCTCCAGGTGCTCTACGACCGGGTGCTGCGGGTCACCCCCGACAGCGTCGACGACCCGGAACGGGACCGCTTCCTGCTCTCCAAGGGCCACGGGCCGGCCGCCTACTACGCGGTGCTCGCCGCGCACGGCTTCATCCCGGACGCCTGGCTCGACGACCTGGCCGGGCCGGAGAGCCGCCTCGGCCACCACCCGGACCGACGCCTGGTGCCCGGCGTCGAGATCAGCTCCGGCTCCCTCGGGCACGGGCTCGGGCTGGCCGTCGGCACCGCGCTCGGCCTGCGCGCCCAGGGACTGCACAAACCCCGGGTGTACGTGCTGCTCGGCGACGCCGAACTGGACGAGGGATCCAACCACGAGGCGATCGCGTACGCGGGAGCGACCGGCCTGGACAGCCTCACCGCGGTCGTGGTCGACAACTCCTCGGCCAGCTACGGGTGGGCCGGTGGTATCGCCAGCCGGTTCACAGTCAACGGCTGGACCGCCGACACCGTGAACGGTCGGGACCACGACGCCCTGTACGCGGCGCTGACCGGACACCGGCCACGACACCCACACCTGGTGGTTGCCCGCACCGAGAGCAAGGGATGA